From Drosophila suzukii chromosome 2R, CBGP_Dsuzu_IsoJpt1.0, whole genome shotgun sequence, a single genomic window includes:
- the LOC108009731 gene encoding uncharacterized protein produces the protein MSDVEQAIKANKQQHQQQQPSQLDCSIDDETDPAEFGAGGAVCGPEVGAKTTASLTPKPGSGFRRCCGHLLKLLLSTPGLVLLVMGYSVLGALIFPLLEAPQDLSKSAAIAKSREDCLRELWIITEKLNVLYERNWTMLVHEQLRRFEGSIVAATRQGSGGGSGGGSGAAGGGLFHEGSASALGHFGYDAGDSQSWTFSEALLYSVTVITTIGHGSLTPRTAAGKLATIFYALVGVPLMLMCLSSLGALLADALQCTYVRLCCHLQRHRESRRRSSAGSSKGPTATTAMTTKAAKSREKDRERGSKRRLANCKGCKYDAANSETSLNDCLEYGQKGKLPADKKEGDACQLLRNLNPQQHFYQQQLQLQQQQQQQLQQPDVMLMTTTSGSALLKYAPQQQQLQQQLSTATLPRQHHQLQQQHHQLQQQHQQHQQQLQQNFVAVPSSMLRMPLTVPPNCYAPATATIYFPFGTAPSAPGSPAHPVSMPNANPMGNTTTLSQQQPLVKYHTIHLQPASGKHRVLASGLQDAAPGNLVTGSEASSLEAITLPPPPAYQTANVHAVRRAKFVTKPLPHEINALMDCGTGSPDLSRRHDLLPPAHSGSPATGAAAAGPLVTYTAAVTSPQLSAGIKGGAGGATMVAPGGGGGGGATLSDNSFMAAGVCGMGAGGAPPTTSSSSGAATAPVSSAAATLSALLSANSSATVDIMEDEDEQERERLSNCPHGTPSRVPLIASPLSVPQDSGAAYNRHTLQPLSRKTLLLTRRCHRHASGTLYDATANNTETSDDEEYMQHGSEQFVLKKLRYHCDSEDCRETEDSEEEDEEAEGRQVPISLVLLILACYICVGTVIFALWENWSLVDGAYFCFVTLSTIGYGDFVPARSFNGPELQLYACCAYLLLGLVLVAMSFSILETQLMWKCKRIAVRLKLARTDG, from the exons ATGTCCGACGTTGAGCAGGCGATTAAGGCCAAcaagcagcagcatcagcagcagcagccgtcCCAGCTGGACTGCTCCATCGACGATGAGACGGATCCCGCCGAATTCGGAGCCGGAGGAGCTGTTTGTGGACCGGAAGTGGGCGCCAAGACCACCGCCTCGCTGACCCCCAAGCCGGGCAGCGGCTTCCGGCGCTGCTGCGGCCACCTCCTCAAGCTGCTGCTCTCCACGCCCGGACTGGTGCTCCTGGTCATGGGCTACTCGGTGCTGGGCGCCCTCATCTTCCCGCTGCTGGAGGCGCCGCAGGACCTCAGCAAGTCGGCGGCCATCGCCAAGAGCCGCGAGGACTGTCTGCGCGAACTCTGGATCATAACAG AGAAACTCAACGTTCTGTACGAACGCAACTGGACGATGCTGGTCCACGAGCAGCTGCGTCGCTTCGAGGGCTCCATTGTGGCGGCCACGCGCCAAGGATCTGGCGGAGGATCCGGAGGGGGATCTGGAGCAGCAGGAGGAGGACTCTTCCACGAGGGCAGTGCCAGTGCCCTGGGCCACTTTGGCTACGATGCCGGCGACTCCCAGAGCTGGACTTTCAGCGAGGCGCTGCTCTACTCGGTCACTGTGATAACGACAATTG GACACGGCAGCCTGACGCCGCGCACCGCCGCCGGGAAGCTGGCCACCATCTTCTACGCCCTGGTGGGCGTGCCCCTGATGCTGATGTGCCTGTCCAGCCTGGGAGCCCTGCTCGCCGACGCCCTGCAGTGCACCTACGTGCGGCTCTGCTGCCATCTGCAGCGGCACCGGGAGAGCAGGAGGAGGTCATCAGCCGGGTCCTCCAAGGGGCCAACTGCCACCACTGCGATGACAACGAAGGCGGCCAAGTCGAGGGAGAAGGACAGGGAGAGGGGCTCCAAGCGACGACTG GCTAATTGCAAGGGCTGTAAGTACGATGCGGCCAACAGTGAGACGAGCTTAAATGACTGCCTGGAGTACGGCCAAAAGGGAAAGCTGCCGGCCGACAAAAAGGAAGGAG ATGCCTGTCAATTGTTGCGCAACTTGAATCCGCAGCAGCATTTTTATCAGcagcagttgcagttgcagcagcagcagcagcagcagttgcaGCAGCCGGATGTCATGCTAATGACAACGACATCGGGCAGCGCATTGCTGAAATACGCAccgcagcaacagcaactgcagcagcaatTATCGACAGCAACCCTCCCGCGACAACATCatcagctgcagcagcaacatcaccagttgcagcagcaacaccagcaacaccagcagcaactgcagcagaACTTCGTGGCTGTGCCGAGCAGCATGCTGCGAATGCCGCTGACAGTGCCGCCCAATTGTTATGCGCCCGCGACTGCCACGATTTACTTTCCATTCGGCACCGCCCCCTCCGCCCCCGGCAGTCCCGCCCACCCCGTTTCGATGCCCAATGCCAATCCCATGGGGAACACTACTACGCTGAGtcaacagcagccgctggtcAAGTATCACACGATACATCTGCAGCCCGCTTCCGGGAAGCATCGCGTGTTGGCTTCTGGACTCCAGGATGCAGCACCCGGGAATCTCGTCACAGGATCCGAGGCTTCCTCACTGGAGGCCATCACTTTGCCACCGCCGCCGGCCTATCAGACGGCCAATGTGCACG CTGTGCGACGTGCCAAGTTCGTGACGAAACCACTGCCACACGAGATCAACGCGCTGATGGACTGCGGCACAGGATCGCCGGACTTATCCAGGAGGCATGATTTATTGCCACCCGCCCACTCGGGGTCACCAGCAACAGGCGCTGCAGCAGCAGGTCCTTTGGTAACCTACACGGCCGCAGTGACAAGCCCACAACTGTCGGCTGGAATTaaaggaggagcaggaggagcaACAATGGTGGCcccaggaggaggaggaggaggtggagcCACCCTGTCCGATAACAGTTTTATGGCCGCAGGTGTTTGTGGCATGGGTGCCGGTGGTGCCCCTCCTACAACATCATCATCGTCGGGGGCAGCCACTGCACCCGTCTCCTCGGCAGCAGCCACATTGTCAGCCCTTCTGAGCGCCAACTCCTCGGCCACCGTCGACATCATGGAGGATGAGGACGAGCAGGAGCGGGAGCGATTGAG CAACTGCCCGCACGGAACGCCGTCACGGGTGCCGCTGATAGCGAGTCCTTTGAGCGTGCCGCAGGACTCGGGCGCCGCCTACAACCGCCACACGTTGCAGCCGCTGAGCCGCAAGACGCTGCTGCTGACCCGTCGCTGCCACAGACACGCCTCCGGAACCCTATACGATGCCACGGCCAACAACACGGAGACCTCCGACGACGAGGAGTACATGCAGCACGGCAGCGAGCAGTTCGTGCTGAAGAAGCTGCGCTACCACTGCGACTCGGAGGACTGCCGCGAGACGGAGGActccgaggaggaggacgaggagGCGGAGGGGCGCCAGGTGCCCATCAGCCTGGTGCTGCTCATCCTGGCCTGCTACATCTGCGTGGGCACCGTGATCTTCGCCCTGTGGGAGAACTGGTCGCTGGTGGACGGGGCCTACTTCTGCTTCGTCACCCTGTCGACCATCGGCTACGGGGACTTCGTGCCCGCCCGGAGCTTCAATGGACCGGAACTGCAGCTGTACGCCTGCTGCGCCTACTTGCTCCTCGGGCTCGTCCTCGTGGCCATGTCCTTCAGCATCCTGGAGACGCAGCTCATGTGGAAGTGCAAGCGCATTGCCGTGCGACTGAAGCTGGCCCGCACGGATGGATAA